From a region of the Tateyamaria omphalii genome:
- a CDS encoding NADH:ubiquinone oxidoreductase subunit NDUFA12, producing the protein MGILNTLLRAVTWWNGQTLNTQLFTARKGVKVGEDSQGNVFYKTQDDAKRWVIYNGEAEASRVDPEWHGWLHRTWDEPPTDKPLKRKDWEKPHQPNLTGTAMAYAPAGSIRRSAPAERSDYEAWTPE; encoded by the coding sequence ATGGGCATTCTGAACACGCTGCTGCGGGCCGTCACCTGGTGGAACGGCCAAACCCTGAACACGCAACTCTTCACCGCCCGCAAGGGTGTGAAAGTGGGCGAAGACAGCCAAGGCAACGTCTTTTACAAGACGCAGGACGACGCCAAGCGCTGGGTCATCTACAACGGTGAGGCGGAGGCAAGCCGCGTCGATCCCGAATGGCACGGCTGGCTGCATCGCACCTGGGACGAGCCGCCCACCGACAAGCCGCTCAAGCGCAAGGACTGGGAAAAACCGCACCAGCCGAACCTGACCGGCACCGCCATGGCCTATGCGCCTGCGGGGTCCATCCGGCGCTCGGCACCCGCCGAACGCTCCGACTACGAAGCCTGGACACCGGAATAA
- the mlaD gene encoding outer membrane lipid asymmetry maintenance protein MlaD, translating into MAGHTTEVLVGGVVLAAAIGFAVYGAQVAGLGSSGGAAYPLTASFRSLEGVNVGTDVRLAGVKVGTVTDVTLNPETYRADTVVSVRSDTQIPDDSAIIISSEGLLGGNFVEIVPGGSPFYFEEGDEITDTQGSVSLISLLLKFVSGGDGE; encoded by the coding sequence ATGGCCGGACACACGACCGAAGTTCTGGTGGGCGGCGTCGTGCTGGCGGCTGCCATCGGCTTTGCCGTCTACGGCGCGCAGGTGGCGGGCCTTGGCAGCAGCGGGGGCGCTGCATACCCGCTCACGGCCAGCTTCCGCAGCCTCGAAGGGGTGAATGTGGGCACCGATGTCCGCCTGGCAGGCGTCAAGGTCGGAACGGTCACCGACGTGACCCTGAACCCCGAAACCTACCGCGCCGACACCGTCGTGTCGGTCCGCTCCGATACGCAAATCCCCGATGACAGCGCCATCATCATCAGCTCCGAAGGGCTGCTTGGCGGCAATTTCGTCGAAATCGTGCCGGGCGGGTCGCCGTTCTATTTCGAGGAAGGGGACGAGATCACCGACACCCAGGGATCGGTTAGCCTCATCTCGCTTCTGCTGAAATTCGTGTCCGGAGGAGACGGCGAATGA
- a CDS encoding DUF2155 domain-containing protein — MIRCAARIAALAVCVATGATAQDATESASGAVLRGLDKFSGQVVDIEMLAGRTVRFERLNITLTECRYPSGNPSGNAYAGLQISEVGREGVVFSGWMIASAPALNAMEHARYDVWVMRCTTS; from the coding sequence ATGATCCGCTGCGCCGCGCGCATTGCGGCGCTGGCGGTGTGTGTTGCCACCGGTGCCACAGCCCAGGACGCCACCGAAAGCGCCTCTGGCGCAGTGTTGCGGGGTCTCGACAAGTTCAGCGGGCAGGTCGTCGATATCGAAATGCTGGCGGGCCGGACCGTGCGGTTCGAACGGCTCAACATCACGCTGACCGAATGCCGCTATCCGTCGGGCAACCCATCGGGCAACGCGTATGCCGGGCTGCAAATCTCCGAAGTGGGGCGCGAGGGGGTTGTGTTCTCCGGTTGGATGATCGCCTCGGCGCCCGCGCTGAATGCGATGGAACACGCCCGCTACGATGTGTGGGTCATGCGCTGCACGACGTCCTGA
- the aat gene encoding leucyl/phenylalanyl-tRNA--protein transferase: protein MRLTPDLLLQGYAAGIFPMAESRDDPEVFWVDPRMRGVLPLDGFHISRSLARAMRRTDWVLRVDADFAAVVDGCADRVDTWINPEIRRLYLDLHDRGQARSIEVWDGRALVGGVYGVVLKGAFFGESMFSRRTNASKMALAAAVDHLRRTGFTLFDTQFLTPHLATLGAQEITRATYHARLGHALGVHSADFTALAIGSFQDVVQRMTHTS from the coding sequence ATCAGACTGACCCCTGACCTGCTGCTGCAGGGATATGCCGCGGGCATCTTTCCGATGGCCGAGTCGCGCGACGATCCAGAGGTGTTCTGGGTCGATCCACGGATGCGGGGGGTATTGCCGTTGGACGGTTTTCACATCTCGCGCTCGCTTGCGCGGGCCATGCGGCGCACCGATTGGGTTTTGCGCGTGGATGCGGATTTTGCCGCTGTGGTCGACGGCTGTGCGGACCGCGTGGACACGTGGATCAATCCCGAAATTCGTCGGCTTTATCTTGACCTGCATGACCGGGGTCAGGCGCGTTCGATCGAAGTTTGGGATGGGCGCGCGCTGGTCGGCGGCGTTTATGGTGTTGTTTTGAAAGGTGCATTTTTCGGCGAAAGCATGTTCTCGCGCCGGACAAACGCGTCAAAGATGGCGTTGGCAGCGGCGGTGGACCATTTGCGGCGCACCGGCTTTACCCTGTTTGATACGCAGTTTCTGACACCGCACCTGGCCACGTTGGGGGCGCAAGAGATCACGCGCGCGACCTATCACGCGCGTCTGGGCCACGCGCTTGGCGTTCATTCAGCGGATTTTACCGCGCTGGCCATCGGTAGTTTTCAGGACGTCGTGCAGCGCATGACCCACACATCGTAG
- the accC gene encoding acetyl-CoA carboxylase biotin carboxylase subunit yields the protein MFNKILIANRGEIALRVIRAAREMGIATVAVHSTADADAMHVRMADESVCIGPPASPQSYLSFPAIISACEITGAEAIHPGYGFLSENAQFVQIVEDHGLTFIGPTAEHIRVMGDKITAKDTMKALGVPCVPGSDGGVATLEEAKALGQEMGYPVIIKATAGGGGRGMKVAQTAADMESAFMTARAEGMAAFGNDEVYIEKYLTTPRHIEIQVFGDGKGRAVHLGERDCSLQRRHQKVFEEAPGPAISAEERTEIGRVCADAVAKINYIGAGTIEFLYENGEFYFIEMNTRLQVEHPVTEAIFGVDLVREQIRVASGLDMSFSQDDLEINGHSIEVRLNAEKLPNFSPSPGRITQYHAPGGLGVRMDSALYDGYRIPPYYDSLIGKLIVHGRDRAEALARLNRALGELIIDGVDTTVPLFHALLAEKDIHTGEYNIHWLEKWLEAQAE from the coding sequence ATGTTCAACAAAATCCTGATTGCCAACCGCGGAGAGATTGCCCTGCGCGTCATCCGCGCGGCCCGCGAGATGGGCATCGCCACAGTTGCCGTGCACTCGACCGCTGATGCGGACGCGATGCACGTGCGTATGGCGGACGAGAGCGTGTGTATCGGCCCGCCCGCGTCGCCCCAATCGTATCTGAGCTTTCCCGCCATTATCTCGGCCTGTGAGATCACGGGGGCCGAGGCGATCCACCCGGGCTATGGGTTCTTGTCCGAGAACGCGCAATTTGTGCAGATCGTTGAAGATCACGGGCTGACGTTCATCGGACCCACGGCAGAGCACATCCGCGTCATGGGCGACAAGATCACAGCCAAAGACACGATGAAGGCGCTTGGTGTGCCTTGTGTGCCCGGCTCGGACGGCGGCGTGGCGACCCTCGAAGAGGCCAAGGCACTCGGGCAAGAAATGGGCTATCCCGTGATCATCAAGGCCACCGCAGGCGGCGGCGGGCGCGGCATGAAAGTGGCGCAGACCGCTGCCGACATGGAAAGCGCGTTCATGACGGCGCGGGCCGAGGGCATGGCCGCATTTGGCAATGACGAGGTCTATATCGAGAAATACCTGACCACGCCGCGCCATATCGAGATCCAGGTGTTTGGCGATGGCAAGGGCCGTGCCGTGCATTTGGGCGAACGCGACTGTTCGCTGCAGCGCCGCCACCAGAAAGTGTTCGAAGAAGCGCCGGGCCCGGCCATCAGCGCCGAAGAGCGGACCGAGATCGGGCGCGTCTGCGCCGACGCGGTCGCCAAGATCAACTATATCGGCGCAGGCACCATTGAGTTCCTCTACGAAAATGGCGAGTTCTACTTCATCGAGATGAACACCCGCCTGCAGGTCGAACACCCGGTGACCGAGGCCATCTTTGGCGTCGATCTGGTGCGCGAGCAGATCCGTGTGGCATCGGGCCTGGATATGTCGTTCAGCCAGGATGATCTGGAGATCAATGGCCACTCGATCGAAGTGCGCCTGAACGCAGAGAAGCTGCCCAATTTCTCACCGTCGCCGGGGCGGATCACGCAGTATCATGCGCCGGGCGGTCTGGGCGTGCGGATGGATTCTGCGCTTTATGACGGTTACCGGATCCCGCCCTATTACGACAGCCTGATCGGCAAACTGATCGTGCATGGCCGCGACCGGGCCGAGGCGCTGGCGCGTTTGAACCGTGCCCTGGGCGAGTTGATCATCGACGGCGTCGACACGACCGTGCCGCTGTTTCACGCCCTTCTGGCCGAAAAAGACATCCACACCGGGGAATACAACATCCACTGGTTGGAAAAGTGGCTTGAAGCGCAGGCAGAGTAA
- the accB gene encoding acetyl-CoA carboxylase biotin carboxyl carrier protein gives MTKSNHDADVAFIQALAELLRENDLTELQVKREYGEDDSLNVRVSRQIAQQVVTQATAPQAAASPAQIAAPAAEPAADAPTDPANDPGAVTSPMVGTVYMQAEPGAPSFIKVGQDVSEGDTLLIVEAMKTMNHIPAPRAGTVKRILVDDGAAVEFGAPLVILE, from the coding sequence ATGACAAAAAGCAATCATGACGCGGACGTGGCCTTTATCCAGGCCTTGGCCGAACTGCTTCGGGAAAACGATCTGACCGAGCTGCAGGTCAAACGCGAATATGGTGAAGATGACAGCCTGAATGTGCGCGTGTCGCGCCAGATAGCGCAACAGGTTGTGACCCAGGCGACTGCACCGCAGGCCGCTGCCAGCCCGGCCCAGATCGCGGCGCCCGCGGCAGAGCCGGCGGCAGACGCCCCTACCGACCCCGCAAACGACCCTGGCGCCGTCACGTCGCCCATGGTCGGCACCGTCTACATGCAGGCCGAACCAGGCGCACCGTCCTTTATCAAAGTCGGTCAGGACGTCAGCGAAGGCGACACACTGCTGATCGTCGAGGCCATGAAAACCATGAACCACATCCCTGCCCCGCGTGCAGGCACGGTCAAGCGCATCCTGGTCGATGATGGTGCCGCCGTGGAGTTTGGCGCCCCGCTCGTGATCCTCGAATAA
- a CDS encoding calcium-binding protein — protein sequence MTTDARGLFDRASFLYNNVLLPAGFVFDFDPIVEIEQTDTQARNFLFLEDNEALFLNDGFVRDFVQGDGSSDVVISNTGVIGSSGRADTSISLTGTGQRAILNEGDIIGDVQLGLGDDFVYTAGLIDGNVSTSGGDDIVLVLSFDLGPDSFAGEITGRLDTGSGDDVVINAGTIGDVNLGSGNDLYLALAGDGELGPVGRVLGGEGSDTMRGGAADERFYGGQGRDLLEGNDGDDRLAGNGSKDTLRGGEGDDMLIGGRGSDFLAGGQDDDELIGNSGRDRLLGGRGDDTLEGGSGADTFFFSRGSGEDVIVDFTDDDLIRLPQETRAVVDAGMTGPVVGFDDIEMFITYSGGNAVIDLDGLYASVDLAYLSNGQINTITLLNIVENGLTADDFVL from the coding sequence ATGACTACTGACGCACGCGGTCTCTTTGACCGCGCATCTTTTCTGTACAATAACGTGTTGCTGCCAGCGGGCTTTGTGTTTGATTTCGATCCAATTGTCGAAATTGAACAGACCGATACACAGGCGCGCAATTTCCTGTTCCTCGAAGACAATGAGGCCCTGTTTCTGAATGACGGTTTCGTTCGCGATTTCGTTCAGGGCGATGGGTCTTCGGATGTTGTGATCAGCAACACCGGTGTCATTGGCAGCAGCGGGCGTGCCGACACATCCATTTCGCTGACCGGAACGGGACAGCGGGCCATTCTGAACGAGGGGGACATTATCGGGGACGTCCAACTCGGTCTTGGTGACGATTTCGTTTACACGGCTGGGCTGATTGACGGGAATGTCAGCACGAGCGGCGGTGACGACATTGTTCTTGTCCTCAGCTTTGATCTGGGGCCGGACAGCTTTGCTGGTGAGATTACGGGGCGCTTGGATACAGGCTCTGGTGATGATGTCGTGATCAATGCCGGGACGATTGGCGACGTGAACCTGGGCAGCGGAAACGACCTGTATCTTGCTTTGGCCGGTGATGGCGAGTTGGGGCCCGTTGGCCGTGTTCTGGGTGGCGAAGGCAGCGACACGATGCGCGGCGGCGCGGCTGACGAGCGGTTCTATGGCGGTCAGGGACGGGACCTGCTGGAAGGCAATGACGGCGACGATCGGCTGGCCGGGAATGGCAGCAAGGATACGCTGCGCGGCGGCGAGGGCGATGACATGCTGATCGGCGGGCGCGGCAGCGACTTTCTGGCTGGCGGTCAGGACGATGACGAACTGATCGGCAACAGCGGGCGCGACCGGCTTTTGGGGGGGCGCGGTGACGACACCCTGGAAGGCGGATCCGGTGCGGACACGTTCTTTTTCAGTCGCGGTAGCGGCGAGGACGTGATCGTTGATTTTACGGACGATGACTTGATCAGGCTGCCGCAGGAAACACGCGCCGTCGTTGACGCCGGCATGACCGGGCCGGTGGTCGGGTTCGACGACATCGAGATGTTCATCACCTATTCAGGCGGCAATGCGGTGATTGATCTGGACGGCCTCTATGCGTCAGTCGATCTTGCCTATCTGAGCAACGGCCAGATCAACACGATCACGCTGCTGAACATCGTCGAAAACGGCCTGACGGCGGACGATTTCGTTCTTTGA
- a CDS encoding ABC transporter ATP-binding protein — translation MNVKPDFSKGVNHAATAPAFLSVWDMHAYYGESYIVQGISFNVHEGEILALLGRNGAGKTSTLRSIARIGDPQVTHGEIWLDHKPLHKMASHEASQAGLGLVPEDRRIIPGLTVEENLKLAQIAPPIGWSIERLYDLFPRLGERRTQEGTTLSGGEQQMLAIARALARDIKVLLLDEPYEGLAPVIVDEIEKTLTVIKEQGITTVIVEQNAVRALQLADRAVILDTGGIVFDGTAAEVLENEELRSEYLAI, via the coding sequence ATGAACGTCAAACCTGACTTTTCCAAAGGCGTGAACCACGCCGCAACGGCCCCGGCTTTCCTCAGCGTCTGGGACATGCACGCGTATTACGGCGAAAGCTATATCGTGCAGGGCATCAGTTTTAACGTGCATGAGGGCGAGATCCTGGCGCTGCTGGGCCGGAACGGTGCGGGCAAGACATCGACCCTGCGGTCCATCGCGCGCATCGGCGATCCGCAGGTGACCCATGGCGAGATCTGGCTGGACCACAAGCCGCTGCACAAGATGGCAAGCCATGAAGCCAGCCAGGCGGGTCTGGGTCTGGTGCCTGAAGATCGCCGGATTATCCCCGGTCTGACGGTGGAAGAAAACCTGAAGCTGGCGCAGATCGCGCCGCCGATCGGCTGGTCGATCGAGCGTCTGTACGATCTGTTCCCGCGTCTGGGCGAGCGGCGCACCCAAGAGGGCACGACCCTGTCGGGTGGCGAACAGCAGATGCTGGCCATCGCGCGGGCGCTGGCCCGTGACATCAAAGTGCTGTTGCTGGACGAACCCTATGAGGGCCTGGCGCCCGTGATCGTGGACGAGATCGAGAAGACCCTGACCGTGATCAAGGAGCAGGGAATCACCACCGTAATCGTGGAACAGAATGCTGTTCGGGCGCTACAGCTTGCTGATCGCGCCGTTATTTTGGACACGGGTGGAATTGTTTTTGACGGAACTGCTGCGGAAGTTCTGGAGAATGAAGAATTGCGATCTGAATATCTGGCAATTTAG
- a CDS encoding ABC transporter ATP-binding protein: MGILEVKNVGKRFGGLQALGDVNLSVAENTVHAIIGPNGAGKSTLLNCLVGKLIPDTGSVMFDGQSVLGRKPFEINQMGISRVFQTPEIFGELSVMENMMIPCFAKRDGAFTPNAFRDMFKDREIVERAEQMLEEMNMADARDDNAATMSRGNKRRLEIGMCLAQEPRLLLLDEPTAGMARADTNNTIDLLKQIKDERDITISIIEHDMHVVFSLAERITVLAQGTPLVEDTPDNIKGHPKVREAYLGETQDAA, encoded by the coding sequence ATGGGTATTCTTGAAGTTAAAAACGTAGGCAAGCGGTTTGGCGGTCTGCAGGCGCTCGGGGACGTGAACCTGAGCGTGGCTGAAAACACGGTACATGCCATCATCGGGCCGAACGGCGCGGGCAAGTCCACGCTTCTGAACTGTCTGGTGGGCAAACTGATCCCCGACACCGGGTCGGTCATGTTCGACGGACAATCCGTTTTGGGCCGAAAGCCATTTGAAATCAATCAGATGGGCATTTCACGGGTGTTCCAGACCCCCGAGATCTTTGGCGAGTTGAGCGTCATGGAAAACATGATGATCCCCTGCTTTGCCAAGCGCGACGGGGCGTTCACGCCCAACGCATTCCGCGACATGTTCAAGGATCGCGAGATTGTCGAGCGGGCCGAGCAGATGCTGGAAGAGATGAACATGGCCGATGCGCGCGATGACAACGCGGCGACCATGTCGCGCGGCAACAAGCGGCGGCTGGAGATCGGCATGTGTCTGGCGCAGGAGCCGCGACTGCTGCTGCTGGACGAACCGACGGCGGGCATGGCGCGGGCCGACACGAACAACACCATCGACCTGCTCAAGCAGATCAAGGATGAGCGGGACATCACCATTTCGATCATCGAGCATGATATGCACGTGGTGTTCTCCCTCGCCGAGCGGATCACCGTTCTGGCGCAGGGCACACCACTGGTCGAAGACACGCCAGACAACATCAAGGGCCACCCCAAGGTGCGCGAAGCGTATCTGGGCGAAACCCAAGATGCTGCATAA
- a CDS encoding branched-chain amino acid ABC transporter permease: MFGLDKKDTRLLILVAVLVALAPFLLNPFPEGSAMAQFNAGYPDLMQRFVIFGIFAIGFNILFGLTGYLSFGHAAFLGVGSYAAIWMMKLLTMNVIPAIFVSVIVAGIFSLAVGWISLRRSGIYFSILTLAFAQMSYSLAYSVLTPITGGETGLQPKITDARILDGALAEGATPKANLFGLEMGSSLEWSVGGWLFTFNAGYYVAAIVMLLAFYMSIRIFRSPFGMMLRAVKSNQQRLNYTGLNAKPYTLAAFVVSGMYAGLAGGLMVAMDTQVGAERMFWTASGEVVLMSILGGVGTLIGPVLGAGAIKYMENILSKINKEILHQWFAFMPDGIEDILVSLVYPFIGKGWHLTLGIIFMLVVIFLPGGLVEGGQRVARLFKRKKPTTNTPDGKTTPAE, translated from the coding sequence ATGTTCGGACTGGACAAAAAAGACACCCGCCTCCTGATCCTCGTGGCCGTCCTCGTGGCGCTGGCCCCCTTCCTGCTGAACCCCTTCCCTGAAGGGTCGGCCATGGCGCAGTTCAACGCGGGCTATCCCGACCTGATGCAGCGCTTTGTGATCTTTGGGATCTTCGCCATCGGGTTCAACATCCTGTTTGGCCTCACCGGCTACCTGTCCTTCGGCCACGCCGCTTTCCTTGGCGTCGGTTCTTACGCGGCGATCTGGATGATGAAGCTGCTGACCATGAACGTGATCCCGGCCATTTTCGTATCGGTGATCGTGGCGGGCATCTTCAGCCTTGCCGTGGGTTGGATCAGCCTGCGCCGGTCGGGCATCTACTTTTCGATCCTGACGTTGGCCTTTGCGCAGATGTCATACTCGCTCGCCTATTCCGTGCTGACGCCGATCACCGGCGGCGAAACGGGCCTGCAGCCGAAGATCACGGATGCACGCATCCTCGACGGCGCACTGGCCGAAGGCGCGACACCCAAGGCCAACCTGTTCGGGTTGGAGATGGGATCGAGCCTGGAATGGAGTGTGGGCGGCTGGCTGTTTACCTTCAACGCGGGCTACTACGTGGCCGCCATTGTGATGCTGCTGGCCTTCTACATGTCGATCCGCATCTTCCGGTCGCCCTTTGGCATGATGCTGCGGGCGGTGAAGTCGAACCAGCAGCGGTTGAACTACACGGGCCTGAACGCCAAGCCCTACACGCTGGCCGCGTTCGTTGTCTCGGGCATGTATGCTGGCCTCGCCGGTGGTCTGATGGTTGCCATGGACACGCAGGTTGGGGCGGAACGGATGTTCTGGACTGCGAGCGGAGAGGTCGTGCTGATGTCTATCCTGGGTGGTGTCGGCACGCTGATCGGCCCAGTGCTGGGCGCGGGTGCGATCAAGTACATGGAAAACATCCTGTCCAAGATCAACAAGGAGATCCTGCACCAGTGGTTCGCCTTCATGCCTGACGGAATCGAGGACATCCTCGTCAGCCTTGTCTACCCCTTCATCGGCAAGGGCTGGCACCTGACGCTGGGCATCATCTTCATGCTGGTCGTGATCTTTCTGCCCGGTGGGCTGGTTGAAGGGGGCCAACGCGTGGCCCGGCTGTTCAAGCGCAAGAAGCCGACCACCAACACGCCTGACGGCAAAACCACGCCTGCGGAATAA
- a CDS encoding branched-chain amino acid ABC transporter permease → MEAIILQILNGLDKGSAYALIALGLTLIFGTLGVVNFAHGALFMIGAFCAVTLSRIISASHTIIDDTQTDFLGNPLKVEVPYVMDWFGEATGAAIIDWAVPLSILFAIPVMIAIGVIMERGLIKHFYKRPHADQILVTFGLAIVLQEIIKYYYGANPIPTPAPSAFVGSFDFGTMLGFEANQIIYPYWRIIYFAFAAVIIGAVFAFLQFTTFGMVVRAGMADRETVQLLGINIDRRFTLMFGIAAAVAGLAGVMYTPINSPNYHMGMDFLVLSFVVVVVGGMGSLPGAVAAGFLLGILESFASMREVLAVLPGLNQIIIYLVAIIILLTRPRGLMGRKGVMEE, encoded by the coding sequence ATGGAAGCGATCATCCTTCAAATTCTAAACGGGCTCGACAAGGGCTCGGCCTACGCGCTGATTGCGCTGGGTCTCACGCTGATTTTCGGCACCCTGGGCGTGGTCAATTTTGCCCACGGCGCCCTCTTCATGATCGGGGCCTTCTGCGCCGTGACCCTGAGCCGGATCATCTCGGCCAGCCACACCATCATCGACGATACCCAAACCGATTTCCTGGGCAACCCCCTCAAGGTCGAGGTGCCCTATGTGATGGATTGGTTCGGGGAGGCGACCGGTGCCGCCATCATCGACTGGGCCGTGCCCCTCTCGATCCTCTTTGCCATTCCGGTGATGATCGCCATCGGCGTCATCATGGAGCGGGGACTGATCAAGCACTTCTACAAGCGCCCCCACGCCGACCAGATCCTCGTGACCTTTGGCCTCGCCATCGTGCTGCAAGAGATCATCAAATACTATTACGGCGCCAACCCGATCCCGACTCCGGCCCCATCGGCTTTTGTGGGCTCGTTCGATTTCGGCACCATGCTCGGCTTCGAAGCCAACCAGATCATCTACCCCTACTGGCGCATCATCTACTTCGCCTTTGCCGCCGTCATCATCGGCGCCGTCTTTGCCTTCCTCCAGTTCACCACCTTCGGGATGGTCGTGCGGGCGGGCATGGCCGACCGCGAGACGGTGCAGCTTCTGGGCATCAACATCGACCGCCGCTTTACCCTGATGTTCGGGATCGCCGCCGCCGTCGCGGGCCTGGCAGGCGTGATGTACACGCCGATCAACTCGCCAAATTATCACATGGGCATGGACTTTCTGGTCCTGTCGTTCGTAGTGGTCGTGGTCGGCGGTATGGGCTCGCTGCCCGGCGCTGTCGCTGCGGGCTTCCTGCTTGGCATCCTCGAGAGCTTCGCTTCGATGCGCGAGGTCCTGGCCGTGCTGCCGGGCCTCAACCAGATCATCATCTACCTGGTCGCAATCATCATTCTGTTGACCCGTCCTCGGGGCCTTATGGGCCGCAAGGGCGTGATGGAGGAATAA